One window from the genome of Eriocheir sinensis breed Jianghai 21 chromosome 7, ASM2467909v1, whole genome shotgun sequence encodes:
- the LOC126991683 gene encoding angiotensin-converting enzyme-like produces the protein MSARRAPEELAHLWRAWRENTRTMRNSYAGFVTLANQAARTNNFDNKGDLNLVEYGGSVFREQLSEAWTQLEPLYRQLHAYVRRKLRDAYGAHLVRERGPLPAHLLGDLWGQAWPLPYLLPFPDVPLVDVTNEMKRQGYTPRRIFEVADGFFASLGLESAPASFWRSSVLEDPKDTPVDCRTSSWDFCDGRDFRVKQCTKITQDDLVSAHHEMAHLQYFQQYRHLPYLYRRGPNPGFQEAIGLAVGLSVASQKYLRRIGLLAAGQGTSSASQLNTLMHLALRQLPFMPYARVLDQWRDGVLNGSIPREDWNCAWWDLRVNVQGVKPPEVRTERDFDPGAKFQVAADLSYTRYFVAFVLQFQVYQELCMAAGEFEPRDNGTQLHQCDFYQSTKAGDALRSMMQLGASVPWEEDLEVLTQGRETKLNAGAMREYYRPLEEWLTEQNKRRGEFVGWRADGEYCLYKKPFRATNCNLT, from the exons ATGTCAGCGAGGCGGGCCCCCGAGGAGCTAGCACACTTGTGGCGGGCGTGGCGGGAGAACACGAGGACCATGAGGAACTCCTACGCCGGCTTCGTCACCCTCGCCAACCAGGCCGCCAGAACCAACA ACTTCGACAACAAGGGTGACCTCAACCTGGTGGAGTACGGCGGGAGTGTCTTCAGGGAGCAGCTGTCGGAGGCGTGGACGCAGCTGGAGCCCCTGTACCGCCAGCTGCACGCCTACGTCAGGAGGAAGCTGAGGGAT GCGTATGGAGCCCACCTGGTGCGTGAGCGGGGGCCCTTACCTGCCCACTTGCTAGGTGACCTCTGGGGGCAGGCCTGGCCTCTCCCCTACCTGCTGCCCTTCCCTGACGTGCCCCTTGTGGACGTGACCAACGAAATGAAGagacag ggataCACACCTCGTAGGATCTTCGAAGTGGCAGACGGGTTCTTCGCCTCCCTAGGACTCGAGAGCGCCCCGGCATCATTCTGGCGCTCCTCCGTCCTTGAAGACCCCAAAGACACGCCCGTAGACTGCCGCACCTCCTCCTGGGACTTCTGTGACGGCAGGGACTTTAG GGTTAAGCAGTGCACGAAGATAACCCAAGACGACCTGGTTTCGGCGCACCACGAGATGGCCCACTTGCAATACTTCCAGCAGTACAGACACCTGCCCTACCTGTACCGGAGGGGGCCGAACCCAG GATTCCAAGAGGCCATAGGATTAGCCGTAGGACTCAGCGTGGCCTCCCAAAAATACCTTCGGCGGATAGGACTCCTTGCGGCGGGGCAGGGCACATCCTCGGCCTCCCAGCTCAACACCCTAATGCACCTCGCCCTCCGCCAACTGCCCTTCATGCCCTACGCGAGAGTCCTGGACCAGTGGCGGGATGGGGTGCTCAACGGGTCCATCCCACGTGAAGACTGGAACTGCGCATGGTGGGATCTGAG agTGAATGTGCAGGGGGTCAAGCCGCCGGAGGTCAGGACGGAGAGGGACTTTGACCCCGGCGCGAAGTTCCAAGTGGCTGCTGACCTCTCGTACACCAG GTATTTTGTGGCCTTCGTTCTTCAGTTCCAGGTGTACCAGGAGCTGTGCATGGCGGCTGGGGAGTTCGAACCTAGGGACAACGGTACACAACTCCACCAGTGCGATTTCTACCAGTCAACCAAGGCGGGTGACGCGCTgag gtccATGATGCAGCTGGGGGCCTCGGTACCCTGGGAGGAGGACCTGGAGGTTCTGACACAGGGGCGGGAGACTAAACTGAACGCTGGAGCAATGCGCGAGTACTACAGGCCGCTGGAGGAGTGGCTGACGGAGCagaacaagaggaggggagagtttGTCGGCTGGCgggcag ATGGCGAATATTGTCTCTATAAGAAGCCGTTTAGAGCCACGAACTGCAACCTCACCTAA